The Desulfopila inferna region CCCGGACACCAGCTCGATAATATTATCGGACTCGGCCTGCGCAGCGGCTTCGGAGGCGACAAGCTGCGCCTCGGCCATGTCAAGTTTTTCTCGGATGGCGGCATGGGTGCCCGCACCGCCTGGATGATCGATCCTTTCCTCGATGCCGGATGCGGCATGCCGATGCTGGACATGGACGAACTGTCCAGGGACATCGCCAAAGCCGAGGCTGCCGGCCTGGCGGTAATGGTACATGCCGTGGGCGACCGCGCCAACCGGGAACTGATCGATATTTTTGAGAAACTGCAGGCAAACCGCGGAAATGGAGACAGGCCTGTATACCCGCACCGCATCGAACATGTGCAGATGATCCGGCCCGAGGATGCCCGGCGGCTTGAAAACCTCGATCTGGCCCTGTGCGTCACTCCCTGCAACATGGTCCTCGACTTCAACCTTATCGACCAGGCGGTCGGCGAAAAGGGCAAATGGACCTATGCCTTCCGCCGCCTCATGGACACCGGTGCGCCGGTGATGTTCAGCTCCGACTGTCCGGTGTGCCTTCCGGCACCGCTGCCGGCCATTCATGCCGCGGTCACCCGGCAGCGGCTCGACGGAACCCCTGCCGAGGGCTGGCATGCCGGGGAAAGGGTTAATGTCGCCGAAGCACTGAATGGTTTTACTGCGGTGCCTGCGATGGTGCATAAGGCTGACGATCTGGGTGTTATCGCTCCAGGCATGAAGGCCGATCTGGCCGTTCTCAGCAACAATATCTTAGCTGAACCGCCGGAGCATATTGCTGAGACTTCTGTGGATATGACCATCTTTGAAGGCCGGGTTGTACATCGGCTGTTTTAGTACTCGGAATACTGCAGTTTTATGTCAGCACGCTCCATACAGTAACTATTATGGATTCCGGATCGGGGTCCGGAATGACGGTAGAAAAGTAGTGCCGGGGGATAGGGAAAGGATAGTTTTTCATAAGTGCGTCTAAGTACAGGATTGTCAGGCTGACATCACCTCACAAAAGCCTCTAAATACATGCAGACTACCGTCCTTCCAGCCTGCCGCCCTTACCAACTCCCCTTATTCTCCATAGACGCCCAGGGTTCCTGCACCGGCAGTCTTTCTCC contains the following coding sequences:
- a CDS encoding amidohydrolase, with the translated sequence MKRTYPAPEIILYNGFFADRDTAAPIIAGAQALAIGRGRIMAIGSNDDILPLASADTEKIDLGGRLTVPGFIDTHIHFYEWSFKRRDLQLEGLGCLDNLLDMVRRKGEQLPSDQWIMGQGWNETDWSEPVMPSRTTLDKAAPNHPVLLWRCDLHLAVANSRALQLAGIDASTADPPEGRIERDGAGEPTGVLRELAINLLRKSVEPPGSAQVLDAFREGARALHKVGITGIHDVRLMEDSDGARALQGFQKLDEQGGLELRSWVTLPGHQLDNIIGLGLRSGFGGDKLRLGHVKFFSDGGMGARTAWMIDPFLDAGCGMPMLDMDELSRDIAKAEAAGLAVMVHAVGDRANRELIDIFEKLQANRGNGDRPVYPHRIEHVQMIRPEDARRLENLDLALCVTPCNMVLDFNLIDQAVGEKGKWTYAFRRLMDTGAPVMFSSDCPVCLPAPLPAIHAAVTRQRLDGTPAEGWHAGERVNVAEALNGFTAVPAMVHKADDLGVIAPGMKADLAVLSNNILAEPPEHIAETSVDMTIFEGRVVHRLF